Proteins found in one Pseudomonas marvdashtae genomic segment:
- a CDS encoding DUF6388 family protein, whose translation MTVKELTQEARHEAALKKYVLDAPQLLEEIKDLSADDQKDQIQWAFEDEAEAQGLQPWELTLKYTSTPEEFELQRLALHKEAAEVLGVEWDEYCEMNNLVV comes from the coding sequence ATGACTGTTAAAGAATTGACCCAGGAAGCCAGGCACGAAGCAGCGCTGAAGAAGTACGTGCTGGATGCGCCCCAGTTGCTGGAAGAGATCAAGGACTTGTCCGCCGACGATCAGAAAGATCAGATCCAATGGGCATTCGAAGACGAGGCCGAAGCCCAGGGACTGCAACCCTGGGAGCTGACGCTCAAGTACACCAGCACACCTGAAGAATTCGAGCTGCAGCGCCTTGCATTGCACAAGGAAGCGGCCGAGGTGCTGGGTGTGGAATGGGATGAGTACTGCGAGATGAACAATCTGGTGGTCTGA
- the nadC gene encoding carboxylating nicotinate-nucleotide diphosphorylase — protein sequence MPNLRLADLTAEIEANVRRALLEDIGSGDITAQLIPTERLAKATIITRDAAIISGTAWVDAVFRQLDARVAVHWQVRDGDRVNPDEALFHLEGPARSLLTGERSALNFLQLLSGVATRARYLADFVADTQVKLLDTRKTLPGLRLAQKYAVTCGGCHNHRIGLYDAFLIKENHIAACGGIAQAINAAHKIAPGKPVEIEVESLAELKEALAAGADIIMLDELSLDDMREAVRLNGGKAKLEASGGINENTLRPIAETGVDYISIGAMTKDVKAVDLSMRLSL from the coding sequence ATGCCGAATCTACGTCTCGCCGACCTGACCGCCGAAATCGAAGCCAATGTGCGCCGCGCGTTGCTCGAAGACATCGGCAGTGGCGACATCACCGCGCAACTGATCCCCACCGAACGCCTGGCCAAGGCCACCATCATCACTCGAGATGCCGCGATCATCAGTGGCACGGCCTGGGTCGATGCGGTGTTTCGGCAACTGGACGCCCGCGTCGCGGTGCACTGGCAAGTCCGCGACGGCGACCGGGTGAACCCTGACGAGGCACTGTTCCACCTCGAGGGCCCGGCCCGTTCGTTGCTGACCGGTGAACGTAGCGCGCTGAATTTTTTGCAGCTGCTATCGGGCGTCGCCACTCGGGCCCGTTACCTGGCGGATTTCGTCGCCGACACACAGGTCAAGCTGCTCGATACCCGCAAAACGCTTCCAGGGCTGCGGCTGGCCCAGAAATATGCGGTCACCTGCGGTGGTTGCCATAACCACCGCATCGGCCTCTACGACGCCTTCCTGATCAAGGAAAATCATATCGCCGCCTGCGGTGGAATCGCGCAGGCCATCAACGCCGCCCACAAGATCGCGCCGGGCAAACCGGTCGAAATCGAAGTCGAAAGCCTGGCGGAACTGAAAGAGGCGCTGGCGGCCGGGGCCGACATCATCATGCTCGATGAACTGAGCCTGGACGATATGCGCGAAGCCGTGCGCCTGAACGGCGGCAAGGCGAAACTGGAAGCCAGCGGCGGGATCAACGAAAACACGTTGCGCCCGATTGCCGAGACCGGCGTGGACTACATCTCCATTGGCGCGATGACCAAGGACGTGAAAGCGGTGGATCTGTCGATGCGCTTGAGCCTCTGA
- a CDS encoding DUF1631 domain-containing protein, with protein sequence MHNDGNVVPLHKVPSDQATRSPLARLPVILLQVRDKAAQQLRVGLQGLFDNADDTLFEMADRARNDVEQNLYFEAMRDLRLKRKSIEREFIEQFFEAFVSLAQYDLTQATLAPVLGAISSQPNHDELERRLAVETMVARVLSRDGVSLDQLTARLSALLARPLTNQQNPLSPALLCEHFLQAGRNLGVGIKVKLILLKLFERYVLSECDQLYAEANQLLAATGILPDLKASPSRRASDRVEEVSRPKAAGATRPRIDDVDDSVHEVFAALQKLLVQVRGSVAPTLEASAPAQPISTRDLLRLLSHLQQYVPSPTVQDEFDLRSQLEQLLTRVSVKSGRSRVVDGADEDVINLIAMMFEFILEDHNLPDILKALIGRLQIPMLKVAVQDKSFFSRGNHPARRLLNEIAAAAMGWGDCDDHQRDALYLRIEQVVQRLLNDFVDDPAIFSEVLAEFLAFTSDERRRCELLEQRIRDAEEGRAKAELARQRVEGALNQVMLGKLLPQAVVDFVQQAWSQVLLLTGFKHGEHSVEWKADVLTLEQLVWSVQHHEESDAGLRLLAMVPELLKALREGLSRSAFDPFATSEFFSELEVLHVQALQRMGQASEQAEPADSPVMVEVAEPIVLRTAPKTPMEETTVRLPADDVGLLQVDQLRLGSWVEFQEDEDNSLRCKLAAIIQATGKFVFVNRTGLKVLEHSRTSLALEFRRGAARLLDDTLLFDRALESVLGNLRQLNRGK encoded by the coding sequence ATGCATAACGACGGAAATGTGGTGCCTTTGCACAAGGTGCCTAGCGATCAGGCGACTCGTTCGCCGCTCGCCCGCCTGCCTGTGATTCTGCTTCAGGTTCGCGACAAGGCGGCCCAACAGTTGCGCGTTGGCTTGCAAGGGTTGTTCGATAACGCCGACGACACGTTGTTCGAAATGGCCGATCGGGCGCGCAACGATGTCGAGCAGAATCTCTATTTCGAGGCCATGCGCGACTTGCGGCTCAAACGCAAAAGTATCGAGCGCGAATTCATCGAGCAGTTTTTCGAGGCGTTCGTCAGCCTCGCCCAATACGACCTTACCCAGGCGACACTGGCTCCCGTGCTGGGTGCAATCTCCAGCCAGCCAAACCATGACGAGCTGGAGCGTCGCCTGGCGGTCGAAACCATGGTCGCGCGGGTGCTCAGTCGCGATGGCGTTTCGCTCGATCAACTCACCGCCCGTCTCAGTGCGTTGTTGGCCCGGCCGTTGACCAACCAGCAGAACCCCTTGAGCCCGGCATTGCTGTGCGAGCATTTTCTTCAGGCCGGGCGCAACCTGGGCGTGGGGATCAAGGTCAAGTTGATCCTGCTCAAGCTCTTCGAACGCTATGTGCTTAGCGAATGCGACCAGCTCTACGCCGAAGCCAATCAGTTGCTGGCTGCCACGGGCATCTTGCCGGATCTCAAGGCCTCTCCGTCGCGTCGGGCCTCGGATCGCGTCGAAGAGGTCTCTCGACCCAAGGCCGCTGGCGCGACAAGGCCAAGGATCGACGACGTCGATGACAGCGTGCACGAAGTGTTCGCCGCGTTGCAGAAGCTGCTGGTCCAGGTGCGCGGCAGTGTCGCGCCAACCCTGGAGGCCAGCGCGCCGGCCCAGCCAATCTCGACACGAGACCTGCTGCGACTGTTGTCTCATCTGCAGCAATATGTGCCGTCGCCCACGGTCCAGGATGAATTCGACCTGCGCAGCCAGTTGGAACAGTTGCTGACCCGGGTCAGCGTCAAGAGCGGCAGATCCCGGGTCGTTGACGGCGCCGACGAAGACGTGATCAATCTGATCGCGATGATGTTCGAGTTCATTCTCGAAGACCATAACTTGCCGGATATCCTCAAGGCCTTGATCGGCCGACTGCAGATTCCGATGCTTAAGGTCGCGGTACAGGACAAGAGTTTCTTCAGTCGTGGTAACCATCCGGCCCGCCGGCTGCTCAATGAAATCGCCGCGGCGGCGATGGGCTGGGGCGATTGCGACGATCATCAGCGTGACGCCCTGTATCTGCGCATCGAGCAAGTGGTGCAGCGTTTGTTGAACGATTTTGTCGACGACCCGGCGATTTTTTCCGAGGTGCTGGCCGAGTTCCTGGCGTTCACCAGCGACGAGCGTCGTCGCTGTGAGTTGTTGGAGCAACGCATTCGAGACGCTGAAGAAGGGCGGGCAAAGGCCGAACTGGCGCGCCAGCGAGTCGAAGGCGCGCTGAACCAGGTCATGCTGGGCAAGCTCTTGCCCCAGGCCGTGGTGGACTTTGTGCAGCAAGCCTGGAGCCAGGTGTTGCTGCTGACCGGCTTCAAGCATGGCGAGCATTCAGTTGAATGGAAGGCAGACGTGCTGACGCTCGAACAATTGGTCTGGAGTGTCCAGCACCACGAAGAGTCCGACGCGGGCCTGCGTTTGCTGGCGATGGTGCCGGAATTGCTCAAGGCCTTGCGCGAGGGCTTGAGCCGCTCGGCGTTCGATCCGTTCGCCACCAGCGAATTTTTCAGCGAGCTGGAAGTGCTTCACGTCCAGGCCCTCCAGCGGATGGGTCAGGCATCCGAGCAGGCTGAACCGGCCGATTCGCCGGTCATGGTCGAGGTGGCGGAGCCTATCGTCCTGCGGACTGCGCCGAAAACGCCCATGGAGGAGACGACTGTTCGTCTGCCGGCCGACGATGTAGGCCTGCTCCAGGTCGACCAATTGCGCCTGGGGAGCTGGGTCGAATTCCAAGAGGACGAAGACAACAGCCTTCGTTGCAAGCTTGCGGCGATCATCCAGGCTACCGGCAAGTTTGTCTTCGTCAACCGCACCGGCCTCAAGGTCCTGGAGCACAGCCGCACTAGCCTGGCCTTGGAATTCCGCCGTGGGGCGGCGCGGCTGTTGGACGATACCCTGCTGTTCGACCGGGCGCTGGAATCGGTTCTGGGCAATCTGCGCCAGCTCAATCGCGGCAAGTGA
- the ampD gene encoding 1,6-anhydro-N-acetylmuramyl-L-alanine amidase AmpD — protein sequence MQLDPASGWCDGARHCPSPNFNARPEGEISLLVIHNISLPPAQFATGKVQEFFQNRLDVTEHPYFAGIAALRVSAHFLIERDGVISQFVSCLDRAWHAGVSCFEGRETCNDFSIGIELEGTDDLPFTDAQYAALVDLTRQLQAAFKAITVPRICGHSDIAPGRKTDPGPAFDWARYRAALIEGEGQ from the coding sequence ATGCAGCTGGACCCCGCAAGCGGTTGGTGCGATGGCGCGCGTCATTGCCCATCGCCTAATTTCAATGCGCGCCCCGAGGGCGAAATCTCCCTGCTGGTGATCCACAACATCAGCTTGCCGCCGGCACAGTTCGCGACGGGGAAGGTGCAGGAGTTTTTCCAGAATCGCTTGGATGTCACGGAACATCCCTATTTTGCCGGTATCGCAGCGCTGCGCGTCTCGGCGCATTTCCTGATTGAACGTGACGGCGTCATCAGCCAATTTGTCTCCTGCCTGGATCGTGCCTGGCATGCGGGCGTTTCATGCTTCGAAGGGCGAGAGACGTGTAACGATTTTTCCATTGGCATCGAACTTGAAGGCACCGATGATCTGCCGTTTACCGACGCACAGTATGCCGCGCTGGTGGATCTGACCCGGCAGTTGCAGGCGGCGTTCAAGGCGATCACCGTGCCACGAATCTGCGGGCACAGCGACATCGCTCCGGGGCGCAAGACCGATCCGGGACCGGCATTCGACTGGGCGCGCTATCGCGCGGCCCTGATAGAAGGGGAAGGACAATGA
- the ampE gene encoding regulatory signaling modulator protein AmpE, giving the protein MSFLVLLLAVWIEKFSALRQRVQRDGGWLGELNKLEASPRWVNRPWLVLVVMVLLPVALLALLLWVLEPVAYGLLALPVHLLVVIYSLGRGDLLADLGPFRDAWRREDLQAATHVAKRDLGIDADDGEQLLERVQGHLLWEAYQSFFAVIFWYFLLGPVAALSYRLLALAADHSHNPGVAERAAQLRHAFDWMPVRLLAASFALVGNFVAVSRVMLHELLNWNISAADLIDKVGLVAGEIPKPVAGPDGINSLDRLWELLLRAAVLWYAGFALWTVLA; this is encoded by the coding sequence ATGAGTTTTCTGGTGTTGCTGCTGGCGGTCTGGATCGAGAAGTTCTCGGCCTTGCGCCAGCGGGTCCAGCGTGATGGCGGCTGGCTGGGCGAGCTGAACAAGCTGGAGGCGAGCCCTCGCTGGGTCAACCGGCCCTGGTTGGTGCTGGTGGTCATGGTCCTGCTGCCAGTGGCGCTGCTGGCACTGTTGCTATGGGTGTTGGAGCCGGTGGCCTATGGGTTGCTGGCATTGCCGGTGCATCTGTTGGTGGTGATCTACAGTCTGGGGCGCGGCGACCTGTTGGCTGACCTGGGTCCGTTTCGCGATGCCTGGCGTCGGGAAGACCTGCAAGCGGCCACTCATGTCGCCAAGCGAGACCTGGGCATCGACGCCGACGACGGCGAGCAGTTGCTGGAACGGGTCCAAGGTCATTTGCTGTGGGAGGCTTACCAGAGTTTTTTCGCGGTCATTTTCTGGTACTTCCTGCTCGGCCCCGTGGCTGCGCTGAGCTATCGATTGCTGGCGCTGGCCGCCGACCACAGCCACAACCCCGGGGTGGCCGAGCGGGCGGCGCAACTGCGCCATGCCTTCGACTGGATGCCGGTCCGGTTGCTGGCGGCGAGTTTCGCCCTGGTGGGCAACTTCGTGGCGGTCAGCCGCGTCATGCTGCACGAATTGCTCAACTGGAACATCAGCGCCGCCGACCTTATCGACAAGGTTGGACTGGTGGCGGGCGAGATTCCGAAACCAGTCGCCGGCCCGGACGGCATCAACAGCCTGGATCGGCTCTGGGAACTGTTGCTGCGCGCTGCGGTGCTCTGGTATGCCGGCTTTGCGTTGTGGACGGTGTTGGCGTAG
- a CDS encoding methyl-accepting chemotaxis protein: MSATAQEVARSAAAAVSSAHSVNDETLSGRGLVESQQGSIARLANEIDQSVQVINQLATDSQAISRVLDVIKSIAEQTNLLALNAAIEAARAGEQGRGFAVVADEVRTLAKRTQQSTEEIEAMISRLHGGVGAAVKAMGTSHEMASGTVSQSEKVQQALENILGAVGMIVDQNQQIAAAVEQQTAVAHDIDQNIVEINRAGERTAEGAHQTEDASRELSAQVVQLKQLINAFRV; this comes from the coding sequence ATGTCTGCCACCGCCCAGGAAGTTGCCCGCAGCGCCGCCGCGGCGGTCAGCAGCGCTCACAGCGTCAACGACGAAACCCTCAGCGGGCGCGGCCTGGTGGAGTCCCAGCAAGGCAGCATCGCCCGGTTGGCCAATGAGATCGATCAGTCGGTGCAGGTCATCAATCAGCTGGCGACCGACAGCCAGGCCATCAGCCGTGTGCTGGACGTGATCAAAAGCATTGCCGAGCAGACCAACCTGTTGGCGCTCAACGCCGCTATCGAAGCGGCCCGGGCCGGAGAGCAAGGGCGCGGCTTCGCAGTGGTGGCCGATGAAGTGCGAACCCTGGCCAAGCGGACCCAGCAATCGACCGAAGAAATCGAAGCAATGATCAGCCGTCTTCACGGTGGCGTGGGCGCAGCGGTAAAAGCGATGGGCACCAGTCACGAGATGGCCAGCGGCACCGTCAGTCAGTCGGAAAAGGTCCAGCAGGCGTTGGAAAATATCCTCGGCGCGGTCGGCATGATCGTCGACCAGAACCAGCAGATCGCCGCTGCCGTGGAACAGCAAACAGCCGTGGCCCACGACATCGACCAGAACATCGTCGAAATCAACCGCGCCGGCGAACGCACCGCCGAGGGCGCGCACCAGACTGAAGACGCCAGCCGCGAACTGTCCGCCCAGGTGGTGCAGCTCAAGCAGTTGATCAATGCGTTTCGGGTGTGA
- a CDS encoding TatD family hydrolase, translating to MELIDTHTHLDFPDFDADRPALLAESRALGVRQMVVLGVYRDNWQRVWDLVQSDSDLYAALGLHPVYLDQHRHEDLALLRQWLSRLVGHRQLCAVGEIGLDYYVQTLDRDRQQALFEAQLELAVEFQLPALIHVRRSHAAVIATLKRICPERAGIIHAFAGSFEEAREYIKLGFKLGLGGAATWPQALRMHRVLPRLPLEAVVLETDSPDMAPAMFPGQRNSPAHLPAICEALAGIMNISPERLAEASTANACQLFNW from the coding sequence ATGGAACTGATCGACACTCACACTCACCTGGACTTCCCCGATTTCGATGCGGATCGTCCGGCGCTGCTGGCCGAAAGCCGCGCCTTGGGTGTCCGGCAAATGGTGGTGCTGGGGGTGTATCGGGACAACTGGCAGCGGGTCTGGGACCTGGTGCAAAGCGACTCGGACTTGTACGCCGCGCTGGGCCTGCATCCGGTTTACCTTGACCAGCATCGCCACGAGGATTTAGCCCTGTTACGCCAGTGGCTGAGCCGCCTGGTCGGGCATCGGCAGTTGTGTGCGGTGGGGGAAATCGGCTTGGACTATTACGTCCAAACCCTGGACCGTGATCGCCAGCAAGCACTGTTCGAAGCGCAACTGGAACTGGCCGTGGAGTTTCAACTGCCGGCGCTGATCCATGTGCGCCGCAGTCACGCCGCCGTGATCGCCACGCTTAAACGTATCTGTCCCGAGCGGGCCGGCATCATCCACGCTTTCGCCGGCAGCTTCGAAGAGGCTCGCGAGTACATCAAGCTCGGTTTCAAGCTCGGTCTCGGCGGCGCCGCCACCTGGCCCCAGGCCCTGCGCATGCACCGGGTGCTGCCAAGGCTGCCGCTCGAAGCGGTGGTGCTGGAAACCGACTCACCAGACATGGCGCCGGCGATGTTCCCCGGCCAGCGCAACAGCCCGGCGCATTTGCCAGCGATTTGCGAGGCGCTGGCGGGGATCATGAATATCAGCCCTGAGCGACTGGCCGAGGCCAGCACGGCTAACGCCTGCCAACTGTTCAACTGGTAG
- the cra gene encoding catabolite repressor/activator has translation MKLSDIAQLAGVSVTTASYVINGKAEQQRISNATVERVRAVVEEHGFTPNPQAAGLRSRHTRTLGFILPDLENPSYARIAKLLEQGARARGYQLLIASSDDAPDSERQLLQLFRARRCDALIVASCLPAEDDSYRQLQAKGIPIIAIDRVMEPTHFCSVISDDRQASLQLTRSLLETHPQQIALISARPELSVSQERTAGFREALAGFDGQVLIEHGESFSRECGRQLMDEMLARLGHLPDALITTSYVLLQGVFDALHDFPLKSRPLRLGTFGDTQLLDFLPLPVNAMSQQHQLIAEKALALALAAIENNDYQPGVQAIARTFKQRIHQG, from the coding sequence TTGAAACTCAGTGATATCGCCCAGCTTGCCGGTGTGTCCGTGACCACCGCCAGCTACGTCATCAACGGCAAGGCCGAACAGCAACGCATCAGCAACGCGACCGTCGAACGGGTGCGGGCGGTGGTCGAGGAACACGGCTTCACGCCCAACCCCCAGGCCGCCGGGCTGCGCAGCCGGCATACCCGCACCTTGGGTTTCATCCTGCCGGACCTGGAAAACCCCAGTTACGCGCGCATCGCCAAGCTGTTGGAACAAGGCGCCCGCGCCCGAGGCTATCAGCTCTTGATCGCCAGCTCCGACGACGCGCCCGACAGCGAGCGACAACTGTTGCAGCTGTTCCGCGCACGGCGCTGCGATGCGTTGATCGTCGCCAGTTGCCTGCCCGCCGAAGACGACAGTTATCGCCAGTTGCAGGCCAAGGGCATCCCTATCATCGCCATCGACCGGGTGATGGAACCCACGCATTTCTGCTCGGTAATCAGCGATGACCGCCAGGCCAGCCTGCAACTGACCCGCAGCCTGCTCGAGACCCACCCACAGCAGATCGCGTTGATCAGCGCACGTCCCGAACTGAGCGTCAGCCAGGAGCGGACCGCCGGTTTTCGCGAGGCGCTTGCCGGGTTCGACGGCCAGGTGTTGATCGAGCATGGCGAGTCCTTCAGTCGGGAATGCGGCCGACAGCTTATGGACGAAATGCTCGCGCGCCTGGGACATTTGCCCGACGCGTTGATCACCACCTCCTACGTGCTGCTCCAAGGAGTGTTCGACGCCCTGCATGACTTCCCGCTCAAGTCGCGGCCGCTGCGCCTGGGCACGTTTGGCGATACGCAACTGTTGGATTTCCTGCCGCTGCCGGTCAACGCCATGTCCCAACAACACCAACTGATCGCTGAAAAAGCCCTGGCGCTGGCGCTGGCAGCTATCGAAAACAATGACTATCAACCCGGTGTACAGGCGATTGCCCGTACATTCAAGCAGCGTATCCACCAAGGCTGA
- the ptsP gene encoding phosphoenolpyruvate--protein phosphotransferase, with protein sequence MLELTLEQISMAQVAVDKDAALQLLADKLVADGLVAEGYLAGLQAREAQGSTFLGQGIAIPHGTPQTRDLVYSTGVRLLQFPEGVDWGDGQIVYLAIGIAAKSDEHLRLLQLLTRALGETDLGQALRRAGSAEALLKLLQGAPQELALDAQMIGLGVSADDFEELVWRGARLLRQADCVSNGFAGVLQQVEALPLGDGLWWLHSEQTVKRPGLAFVTPDKPIRYLGQPLSGLFCLASLGEAHQALLERLCALLIEGRGHELGRATSSRKVLEVLGGELPADWPSARIGLANAHGLHARPAKILAQLAKSFEGEIRVRIVDGQDSAVSAKSLSKLLSLGARRGQVLEFIAEPSIAADALPALLAAIEEGLGEEVEPLPPPSAPRETPMAEIASVMLAPEPGSLIQAVAAAPGIAIGPAHIQVLQDIDYPLRGESPAIERERLQKALSQVRRDIEGLIERAKAKAIREIFITHQEMLDDPELTDEVDTRLKLGESAQAAWMGVIEAAAKEQEALQDALLAERAADLRDVGRRVLAQLCGLETPPEPEQPYILVMDEVGPSDVARLDPARVAGILTARGGATAHSAIVARALGIPALVGAGAAVLLLAPGTSLLLDGQRGRLHVDPNAATLQRAKEERDTREQRLKVAAEQRHQPAVTRDGHAVEVFANIGESAGVTSAVEQGAEGIGLLRTELIFMAHNEAPDEATQEAEYRKVLDGLAGRPLVVRTLDVGGDKPLPYWPIAKEENPFLGVRGIRLTLQRPHIMEAQLRALLRSADNRPLRIMFPMVGSVDEWRQARDMTERLRLEIPVADLQLGIMIEVPSAALLAPVLAKEVDFFSVGTNDLTQYTLAIDRGHPTLSAQADGLHPAVLQLIDITVRAAHAHGKWVGVCGELAADPLAVPVLVGLGVDELSVSARSIAEVKARVRELSLAQVQTLAQEALAVGSADDVRALVEAL encoded by the coding sequence ATGCTCGAGCTCACTCTAGAGCAGATATCCATGGCCCAGGTGGCTGTGGATAAAGACGCCGCGCTGCAATTGCTCGCTGACAAACTGGTGGCCGATGGCTTGGTAGCCGAGGGCTATCTTGCCGGGTTGCAGGCCCGCGAGGCCCAGGGCTCGACCTTTCTTGGCCAAGGTATTGCAATCCCCCACGGTACCCCGCAAACCCGCGACCTGGTGTATTCGACTGGCGTGCGCTTGCTGCAATTTCCCGAGGGCGTGGATTGGGGTGACGGTCAGATCGTTTACCTGGCCATTGGCATTGCGGCCAAATCCGATGAACACCTGCGCCTGCTGCAACTGTTGACCCGCGCCCTCGGCGAGACCGACCTGGGCCAGGCTTTGCGCCGCGCCGGCTCCGCCGAAGCCTTGTTGAAGCTCTTGCAAGGTGCGCCGCAGGAACTGGCGCTGGACGCGCAAATGATCGGTCTTGGCGTGTCGGCCGACGATTTCGAAGAACTGGTGTGGCGTGGCGCTCGCCTGTTGCGCCAGGCCGATTGCGTGAGCAACGGTTTTGCCGGTGTGTTGCAGCAGGTCGAGGCGCTGCCATTGGGCGACGGCCTGTGGTGGTTGCACAGCGAACAGACCGTCAAGCGTCCGGGCCTGGCCTTCGTCACGCCGGACAAACCGATCCGCTACCTCGGCCAGCCCCTGAGTGGATTGTTCTGCCTGGCCAGCCTCGGCGAGGCCCACCAGGCCTTGCTGGAAAGACTCTGCGCTTTGCTGATCGAAGGTCGTGGCCATGAACTGGGCCGTGCCACCAGCAGCCGCAAGGTCCTGGAAGTGCTCGGCGGCGAGTTGCCCGCCGACTGGCCCAGCGCACGCATCGGCCTGGCCAATGCCCACGGGTTGCACGCGCGTCCGGCGAAAATTCTCGCGCAGTTGGCGAAAAGCTTCGAAGGCGAGATCCGTGTGCGCATCGTCGACGGCCAGGACAGCGCCGTGTCGGCCAAGAGCCTGAGCAAATTGCTGAGTCTGGGCGCCCGTCGCGGCCAGGTCCTGGAATTCATCGCCGAGCCGAGCATTGCCGCCGATGCGTTGCCGGCGCTGCTGGCAGCCATCGAAGAAGGCCTGGGTGAAGAGGTCGAGCCGCTGCCGCCTCCGAGCGCGCCGCGAGAGACGCCCATGGCTGAAATCGCCAGCGTGATGCTCGCGCCGGAACCCGGGAGCTTGATCCAGGCTGTCGCCGCCGCACCGGGTATCGCCATCGGCCCGGCTCATATTCAAGTGTTGCAAGACATCGACTACCCGCTGCGCGGCGAGTCACCGGCCATCGAGCGCGAACGGCTGCAAAAAGCCTTGAGCCAGGTTCGCCGCGACATCGAAGGCTTGATCGAACGCGCGAAGGCCAAGGCCATCCGCGAGATCTTCATCACTCACCAGGAAATGCTCGACGACCCGGAACTGACCGACGAAGTCGACACCCGCTTGAAGCTCGGTGAGAGCGCGCAAGCGGCGTGGATGGGCGTGATCGAAGCCGCGGCGAAAGAGCAGGAAGCCTTGCAGGATGCGTTGCTTGCCGAGCGTGCGGCCGATTTGCGCGACGTTGGCCGTCGTGTTCTGGCGCAACTGTGCGGACTCGAGACGCCGCCGGAACCCGAACAACCCTACATCCTGGTGATGGACGAGGTCGGCCCGTCCGATGTGGCTCGCCTGGACCCGGCCCGCGTGGCGGGGATTCTCACCGCCCGTGGCGGCGCCACTGCCCATAGCGCGATTGTCGCCCGTGCGTTGGGCATCCCGGCGCTGGTGGGCGCTGGGGCCGCGGTGTTGTTGCTGGCGCCGGGCACCTCCTTGCTGCTGGACGGTCAGCGCGGTCGCCTGCACGTCGACCCGAATGCCGCCACGTTGCAGCGGGCCAAGGAAGAACGCGACACCCGCGAGCAGCGCCTCAAGGTTGCCGCCGAGCAGCGGCATCAGCCGGCGGTGACCCGTGACGGTCACGCGGTGGAGGTGTTTGCCAACATCGGCGAAAGCGCCGGCGTCACCAGCGCGGTGGAGCAGGGCGCCGAAGGCATTGGCCTGTTGCGCACCGAACTGATTTTCATGGCCCACAACGAGGCCCCGGACGAAGCGACCCAGGAAGCCGAATACCGCAAGGTGCTCGACGGCCTCGCCGGTCGGCCGCTGGTGGTACGTACCCTCGACGTGGGCGGTGACAAGCCGCTGCCGTACTGGCCCATCGCGAAAGAAGAAAACCCCTTCCTCGGCGTGCGCGGCATACGCCTGACCTTGCAGCGCCCGCACATCATGGAAGCGCAGTTGCGCGCGTTGCTGCGTTCGGCGGACAACCGTCCGCTGCGGATCATGTTCCCCATGGTCGGCAGCGTCGATGAATGGCGCCAGGCCCGGGACATGACCGAGCGCCTGCGCCTGGAAATTCCCGTGGCGGACTTGCAACTGGGGATCATGATCGAAGTGCCGTCCGCCGCGCTGCTGGCGCCGGTGCTTGCCAAGGAAGTCGATTTCTTCAGTGTCGGCACCAACGACCTGACCCAGTACACGCTGGCGATCGACCGCGGTCACCCGACCTTGTCGGCCCAGGCCGATGGCTTGCATCCGGCGGTGCTGCAATTGATCGACATCACCGTGCGGGCCGCCCATGCCCACGGCAAATGGGTGGGCGTATGCGGCGAGCTGGCCGCGGACCCGCTGGCGGTGCCGGTGCTGGTGGGCCTGGGCGTGGACGAACTGAGCGTTTCGGCCCGCAGCATTGCCGAGGTGAAGGCGCGGGTTCGCGAGCTGAGCCTGGCGCAAGTACAAACCCTGGCCCAAGAGGCATTAGCCGTGGGCAGCGCCGATGACGTGCGCGCATTAGTGGAGGCGCTGTAA